A DNA window from Daucus carota subsp. sativus chromosome 3, DH1 v3.0, whole genome shotgun sequence contains the following coding sequences:
- the LOC135151058 gene encoding uncharacterized protein LOC135151058, producing the protein MSTTPTNPDEGNQNQGRDQEDPTMTQILRLLQLQTAALNQQPQAPRVGSFKAFQSLHPPEFRGTTDPSKAKTWIKEMEKAFALTEVGENKKMEYASFYLKDEANFWWESTKTLEGNGIITWERFTELFLEKYLPQYLQDQLEVKFLELKQEGMTVAEYEAKFSELARFVPEYVNTEHKKAKRFQQGLKSWIRSRVAVFELQTYAAVVQKAMIVEGESEMSKRENDSKKRKFERSEESQGQSSGKSKGKFRKGSDNPTNKGFQGSKPGNVGQSNRFSCQNQQQKGNRPPAPECKTCGRKHSGICNKPNITCFKCNKEGHYSSECTSTSGKKGVTCFKCGKLGHMARDCKEPVQQANVLRIAGSPTPTPPVQPRARTFNMTMKDAVQDSDVVADSKDEVAKLKKGKAPLGDS; encoded by the coding sequence ATGTCAACCACACCAACAAACCCAGATGAGGGTAATCAGAATCAAGGTCGGGATCAAGAAGACCCTACCATGACTCAAATTCTCCGTCTTCTTCAGCTGCAAACCGCTGCTTTGAACCAGCAGCCCCAAGCTCCTCGAGTCGGAAGCTTTAAAGCTTTCCAATCCCTCCACCCACCTGAATTTAGGGGAACTACAGATCCAAGTAAAGCGAAAACCTGGATAAAGGAAATGGAAAAAGCTTTTGCTTTAACGGAGGTGGGTGAAAATAAGAAAATGGAATATGCAAGTTTCTACCTGAAAGACGAGGCAAATTTTTGGTGGGAGTCCACCAAGACCTTAGAAGGAAATGGTATTATTACGTGGGAAAGGTTTACGgagttatttttggaaaagtatCTACCTCAATACTTACAAGATCAGTTGGAAGTTAAGTTTTTAGAATTGAAACAGGAAGGTATGACTGTGGCAGAATATGAGGCAAAGTTTTCAGAATTGGCAAGGTTTGTGCCAGAATATGTGAATACGGAACACAAAAAGGCAAAACGGTTTCAACAAGGACTTAAGTCATGGATACGTAGTCGAGTGGCAGTTTTTGAGCTTCAAACATATGCTGCAGTGGTTCAGAAGGCTATGATTGTGGAAGGTGAAAGTGAGATGTCAAAAAGAGAGAACGAtagtaagaaaagaaaatttgaaaggtCTGAAGAAAGTCAAGGGCAATCAAGTGGAAAGTCTAAAGGTAAATTCAGGAAAGGTTCTGACAACCCAACCAATAAAGGATTTCAAGGATCCAAGCCCGGAAATGTTGGACAGAGTAACCGTTTCTCCTGTCAGAATCAGCAACAGAAAGGTAATAGACCTCCGGCCCCAGAATGTAAGACTTGTGGGAGGAAGCATTCTGGAATCTGTAACAAGCCTAACATCACATGCTTCAAATGTAACAAGGAGGGTCATTATTCTTCAGAATGTACCAGTACTTCGGGCAAGAAGGGCGTGACATGTTTTAAGTGTGGCAAGTTGGGCCATATGGCAAGAGATTGCAAGGAGCCTGTTCAACAAGCAAATGTTCTGAGGATAGCTGGATCACCAACACCGACACCTCCAGTACAACCCAGAGCCAGAACTTTTAATATGACGATGAAAGATGCTGTTCAGGACTCAGATGTGGTTGCAG